The following is a genomic window from Elaeis guineensis isolate ETL-2024a chromosome 10, EG11, whole genome shotgun sequence.
GCTGCTCAAAACAAGTCGGCGAAGACAGACCGgatagagaagaagggaggggggagagagaaggGGAGCAATGGAGGTTGCaggagagaaagggagggtgTGTGTTACTGGTGCCGGAGGATACGTGGCCTCATGGCTGGTGAAGCTTCTCCTTTCCAATGGTTACAAGGtccatggaacagtcagagatttAAGTACTCTTCTTCCCTCTACTGCTACTGTCTCAGTTTTTTGTATCGCTCTTGCCTTGTTTAACCGTATTTTGGTTGGTATACCCTATgattcatttttctttcttttttttttttttttttttttgtatgtgcgTGTGTGTAAGAATTAAATCATTTTGTGTACAGGGGAGTTTGGTTTTGCATGTTAGAACTTGGATTTCTGTGAGGTTTCAGCAACAAGTTAGCATACCACGTATTCATTGCTCCACATGTAACCtccattttttctcttgaaataaAGGGTGCAAAGGAGACTTCAAAAATCAAAAGAACATCAGGAAAAACATGATGATCAGAAAAATCTaagtttttttccccctttttgttTTCTTAGGTGCTGCAGATGCCCATAAAAACCATTAAAATTCATATATATCCTGCGCTGTTGCATCGCAGATGCAAACACTTATGCAACAGATTAAAACAAAGCAGGGAAATTTGATTATTCTAAATGAACAAAAACAAGAAGTTGATAGCCAGAAAACTAATTAGATGGTTGAAGAGAAATTTGTTTTTCTCAGAAAGAGAATAGAATGTTTGTTTCCGGTCAACAAGATTCTACTTAAGTTAGTAAAAAAAGTGGCTAAGTATTTGTATTCTTGAATGATAAGCTATCCTTTCTTCAAGATTAGAGGACTGTGAATCACCTTTTCTTTTGTTGCCTGTTCTCCAATTTTATTTGGGATAATTTCAAAAGATGTGTTAGCCTTCCTGCCTTGCCCGACCTACCAGCCCCATCTGAAAAGAACAAGAGGTTAGGATGCCACAAAATTACGGTAGCCTCTAGCTAGGTCCTCTGTCAATAAGATTCATGCTTTTTGATTGGACCGGGATAGCCTTGCCCAAGATGCTTGATTCCGATGTTGGAGTGTTCTTGCTCTTACACCTACATGTTGTTTGATTGTTTTCGTCCCTTTCTCTTTCATTTCTTTTCTACGTTTAGGCTTTCTGTACTTACCTTCGTCTCCTTAATAAAAATGGTCTTCTTTTTCCAAGAATATAAaagccaaaaaatatttttagttgttaACATATAAATGCTAGTGAAGACAAAGTTTGCCATATTGATCGATACTATACCATATCGGACATACtgtactgttgcggccaatcgcctcgtcgcccgatcgtcgggaagcgtgcacctgcaaaaatgagaagtccactgacaggaggcggctccggcggggaccctccgacggtcaagtcagagaggtgactgggcaacagtgaaatgaagacagagagctcgatcgagagagaggaggagcgagcctgcgtttttgggagagacggagcggatccatcccttgcactgttgccttccccggtttatatagtggagcatggtatggcgccgtcactaatggcgcggacaagtgaggaactgtcaactcactgtgggcggtcagagtcgccgtgagaaCGTCACATCGCCGTGCGGCTGTCAAATCTCcaaggttgacaatgccctcgacgggacaatgcccctaggaagccgtgccgcatgtcactgtcagagctgacaaggtctggcggctgtacggcgatcggaggagtcggccgaccctaggtcgatggccagcagagtggcgtcgggcccctccgttggtcggcgagctctccgtgagtcggccatcggacctctgggttcggtcggtcgggaaaaggtgcgcccgacgtatcctcagtcggtcgtgagtcggtaattagccggtgatggcatccgtcagtcggtcgccccgaccgacagTCGGTCTGTCGGtcagtcggagtcggtcgggccgccagtcggtcggtcgggccgttagtcggtcgggccctctgacagtcggtcggtcggtcggtgggtatcccccaacatgtACCATATCAGTATTAAATAATATGTAATTTTATACCATGCTGATACTCAATATGTCTCATTGTCTCGTATTGTATCGCGTACCGACACTGTAATAGGATGACACATGCATAAGTCTTGTACCAAGATGGCGAATCTTGTGTAAAGATACAAGTCTAAGCGGTGATATTGTCCAAGTTGCTAGTGGATGAGGAGATGGTCCAAGGGAGGAGAACAATCATCATGAGGTCCAGGCCCCTaatgtaaattaaattttctaaacatTTGTTCCAGGTGAAGAAAAGAATGCTCACTTGAGGAAATTGGAGAAGGCCTCTGAAAACCTTCAACTCTTCAAGGCGGACTTGCTTGACTATGACACTCTAAAAGCAGCCTTTGCAGGATGTGAAGGAGTCTTCCATGTGGCCAGTCCTGTCCCTGCAACCAAAGTTCTTGATCCAGAGGCAAGTCTTTTACATGCTTAGATATATAAGAgatcaaaattttcttataaaGATACTTCTAATATGCTTACGCATCTGTATAAATCATAGGACATTGATATGATTATTTGATACTGCAATGCTCACGGTTTGAAATTGTCAGGGCTGATATTCATGTATAATATTAGGAAATACTGAGTCATTTGTTTCATATAGGAATACAATGGAGGGAAGGACATATAGAGTTTTGATGGCTAAGAATTGTATACACCATTTTTCCTTGGGAAACTTGACACCCAATCTATTCGTTGATCGAAGTTGAGCATGCTGTCCcttaaatattatcatttaatttttagttctGCACACACTTATTTTTAGTTCTTCTGCACAATTACGTTCTCCTTGCACGCAGTTATATTGTCCCTGCACATATTTATATTCGTGCATACAAAGTTATTTGTAATTGTGTACGTATTGAGGAATGAGTGTGCATAGCCGCTACAGACCAGAAATTAAGGAAACTTCGAAACTTGGGGCAGGTGTTATAAAGTCCCAGTTCAGGGACTAAAAGTTAGATTCTGGTCTATGGAAGGACCAGCTGTTAAATACACCTTTTTTAAAAGGGTAACTCTTAGGTTcccaaattattatattatttccttgcatcttttctctgagagagagggagagagaaagattgGGCCAAGAGCCCAGTGAACTTCATTAAGACAATGAAATTACAAAGTAAAAGGGATTAAGAGATTAAATTAGGttacatgcaacttaaaattgaaAGATATGGGCTATGTATTTGTAAGAGTATGTAATCTGAATTAGtatattttattctttaaatcttTTTTATCTCCATATATCACCTTACAGTTAGAGGTGATCACTCCTGCTGTTAATGGTACTCTAAATGTACTTCAAGCGTGTTCGGAGAAGAAAATCAAACGGGTTATTGTGGTGTCATCAATTGCTGCTGTTCTATTGAATCCACATTGGCCACATGATAAGCTACAAGATGAGGAGTGTTGGTCGTCTGAAGAACTTTGCAGGATGATTGAGGTGACTCTCGTGATCTTTAGAGTTTTTGTTTCTGTATCTTGTTGTGAAATGAAACAAAGTATTTTTTACATTTTTCTTTAATAGAATCAGGCACACAATTGAATATTTTGATTTAACTTTCATGGAAAATCAGTAACAAACAATTCTTACTAGATCACAAATTAGCATGATGATCACCAATATGCTTCGCAAATTGTGTTATGCTAAGAAGCTAGATCTAGGGTTGATAAATAATAGGAATACAAAGAGGCAACCATTTACATAGCCTACATCCATGAGCAGAGACGATCAGAAAAAgctcattattagtgatggaagagTACGGAGAAAAAAAATCCCTGACGCAATGCTCTAAATTTTGCCAACACTTGAAAGCCCTAAAACAAGAGACAGCCCACACATATGCTACACCTAATGTCTCTAGCCTGCACAATATGCTTCAGCCCTTAGGCTGAGGGTCCGGTTGGAGAGACTCTTTTAGCCGTGCATCCTCTAAAAGAAGAAAGACCATAACAAGTTTCATGGCCCAAATTCGTTAATCACTTTTCTTGAACCACCCAGctagtctttcttaaaatctcTGTCTTGATCAATGTGGTCAATCAGCATCACGATTCTTGTAGTAAAGTAGAAAAAGTCTCCAATATAATTTTCTAGCTCATGTATAAGAACTATTGCAAGAAGATGTGAACCTAGTGCTTGACAAACTCCCTTTTGGTCTGCCAAGTGGTCACATGATTTTTAGTAACTATGGCTGGATAAATGTCTTTCGACGTTTAAGATAATAAAACTAAGCAACAGTACCTTCTCCATTCATCAATGTCAATGTTAATTTTTTGTCTTTGGTAAATGTTAGATTTTATcgtcatcatcattattattatgCCCTTATTTCTATCAACAGACATATTTACCAGCAGTGTCGCTCTATTAATATAGTTTTCAAAATTCCCATTTGGTTAACTTAGGTCATCCTCTAATTAATCTGTTGTTGTTCCTTTATGATTATGGCTGTAGCTTTTGTGTTGTAGGTTCTTTGGTTTGTGCAGAAATCATGTTCGAGTGAAGAGCTTTTGTACATACTGTTGCTCCAAGGATCAAACtgaacatttttttttaaaatttggccAATATATGCCCTGTAAACTCCTTTTGCTTCTttcaaatattataatatgaaaCAAGGTGGTAAATCCACCTCTTTTAAGAGGGGGTGGTCATGCATAGCTTTGAGTACATTGCCAAACTACAGAACCATCACTGAATACACTTCCTAACCTTCTAAGGCATCCATTTCACCTTCCCCTTCCTAAATCTATATTATTCATGTATGTTTAACATGTCTAAAAAGATATGACCCACAAATGATGTTGTGGACAACTAGGGTGCTGCTTTATTTGCCGAATTGCTTCTCATCATAAAATTTTGTGATTTTATCCTTGAGTTAATTATTGTAGGTGGAAGATTCTATCACCAATGCGAGAACAATGCTCGCATAGGCTGGTGTGCTGGAGCCAGAATAACAATCTAACTAAGTTTAATCCTTAATTTGCTTTTGTAGAACTGGTATTTCCTTTCGAAGACAATGGCCGAACGTGCAGCTTGGGAGTATGCCGAGAAAAATGGGCTTGATCTTGTAACTGTTTGCCCGTCGGTGGTTTTAGGGCCATTGCTGCAACCTACAGCGAGCACTAGCGGCTTGTTTCTAATCTATGTTATAAAAGGTCCTCCTTCACacacagttctttctttctttagtGGCATCTATAAACCATTTTAAATATAAATGCAATCTGGCTGGATTGTAGCGTTAAATTTTGAGGATAACTCAATTAATGATATCTTAAGAGAGTCTGACACCATGTAGGAGGCTGAATAATTTCCTTTCATGGTATGTGATTATTGCAAACCTCCTATGTTTCGACCCCTGCCTGAGAAAATGATGCTTGGGTTTGAGTTTTCCAGCTTCAGCGTTTTTTCTGTGTTTTTATAACAGGAGGCCCAGAACCCATGAAGAACTCCCTCTGGAACATTGTCGATGTTCGAGATGTTGCTGATGCATTGCTTCTAGCATATGAGAAGCCAGAAGCATCTGGAAGATACCTTTGTGCACCTTATCCAATTAATACTCGAGATTTGGCAGACTTGCTGAAGGGCATGTATCCTAACTATGAATACCAAAAGAAGTTCGTTCTATTCCCAACTTTTTATTTGAGGAGTACCATGAATATTTCTATGtcaatttttaactttattttctTTCGAATTGCAGTATCATTGAGGTACCACCAAATCCTCCACTGACCTCAGAGAAACTAAAGAAGTTGGGTTGGAAATGCAGGCCTCTGGAAGAAACTCTCAGCGATGCTGTTGAATGCTATAGAGAGGCAGGTCTTTTGGATGAACCAGAGGGCCGTACTTCTcattttcctcctctcttcaaTTTTACAGGCAAGACTGGACCTCAAGTATCTGCCGAATAAGGCTTATGGATAAACTTGGCAACTTTTTAAGATGTAACCTATCAATAAAGTGGTACTCCCTTTCTTTCTTATATGTGGAGACAAGTGAAACAGGTGTTCATCATCTCACCTGGTCTCGTGGTTGCAGATGCTCTTGTTCTTAGTTGTAAAAGAAACAAGTCTTTTACTTCTAGCTTGCTCTTGGACTGTAGTTGGAGATCCTATTATCTCCACATGTAATGAATAGGGTGCAATTGAGAACTTGATTTGAAATTGGCTGATTGGTAACGGATGGCATTTCTTTGCCTTGTTTGGGTGAAATCTGCCAATGAAATTCTTGGGCAAATAGAACCAAATTAAAAGTTCGTTGCTAGGTTTAGAGTGCAAATGGGCAATACTTCCCTGCTTCTGCTTTGTTATTTTCCCTTCAACTGCCACTGCTAACTCCTTCGGCGATGATGGTGGGGgagttcaagatatatctatGAGATCAAAAGAATCAAATGAGACTAAGAGAATCAAATGTTGGTGGAATTGGAAAGAGCTAGGGAATGTAGAAGACTTGCCTCAGCTTATGTAAGTGCTTGTTTTGTGGTAGGTAGTCTAGTGTCGATTTACTTCCATGTGGACAatttatgtgcatatatataaaaCCATGAAGTTATTTATTGAAGATGCAGCGGCACACAGACCAATTTCTATGCGTATTAGGGATTGTTTATTTGCTTGTAATTCAATTGCAGCAATTAGAATTGCACTTATAGTAAGGGGCTTGTTTTTTTGTCTGTAATTGAAAGCTGCTAGTATAATTACAACTATTTGATTATTTAATGTAAAAAGAGATGATCATCCTGTAATTGAAGTGGTAATTTTACGTCCCAGAAAAATAGCAATTTGTTTGTATTTATCTATTTTAGTAGAATTTTTATCACGTTACTTTTATagttataatgaaaaataatattgCTATTAAATTACCATTGAATTAGTACACAAGTAATTACTATAGTAATCATACAACGTAAAATAACTTGATATTATCACAAAAagatattatacatatataaatacatatatggtCACGTGTGATCTTTCAAGAAAGATATCGGCCAAAATCAAACTCAAATGTTGTTCACAAGTTCAGGCAGCAAGGGTTTAGCACTTTCACTGCAACTTGTTGACAAATATGTGGCCCTGGAAAGGTGTCAGAGGGACTATAAAAATTTCATACCAGCTATAAGATGGGTCCCTAGAGGTTCTGAGCGCGATGTCTTTGTATTTTCCTGTTAAAAAGAGCTTCCAGCATCAAGGTAGCTAACCatttggaaaaaaagaaaaaaaaaaacaattctcCTCTATCACAGCTCCCTTCATTAAAGGTGGCAGTCTCTTTCTTCATAGAATTTGGAAGCTTTTGGGGATTTAACAGCTTCCCAGAACTTTATCGACTAACAAGATTTCCATACTCACCTTTGTGTGAAAACAGAAGTAGGCCGAATACTTTTCCTTGACAATGGCTATATATTGCAGCCATTGTATGGTCAATCGAagaattctttatgcaccgcggGTGgtgtaaaaaatttatcaaagagCGCACCACTTTATATGATTAGTTTATGTAGCCACCACttctcaatgcacatttaatgtttGCAGTtccattttttcatttgaaaattttgaatgacgaaaatacttctgctttttagaaaaaattatgatattttatgttcatattatgacattctgcgtaAAGAAAGCCATAATTTTGacgtagaatatcataatataccatcggatgtcataatttttttcaaagagtagagacatttttgtcattcaaaattttcaaatgaaaaagtgaaactacaggtattaaatgcacgttggaaagtgattggacaaaaatgtctcttctatattatgatatcctggatGATATTATGACACTCTgcatatagaaagtcataatttgacgcaggatgtcataatattctgAGCCATATCATGACATTCTGCATGCAGAAAGTAATAATatgctataggatgtcataatttttttcaaaaaggaaaaatattttcgtcattcaaaatttttaaatgaaaaaataaaactgcggATGTTAAATATGTGTTGAAAGGTGATGATGGTGGCTAGATAGACTAATCACATAAAACGGTACACTCTATGTCAAATTTTCTACACTacctgcagtgcacaaagaatttctcatggtcAATCTCACCTTTGGAAGCCAGCAGTCATATTTAGCACCTATACAGCAAtgcattaatttaaaaaattaagatagtgTCAACTGTCAAACTAGGATGATTCTGATACTGTCAGCTGAGGTTAAATGTGCTGAAGTTCTTAACTCAGGGAACTTCATTGGTTCTTCGGTATATTTGTAGCAAACAAAGATAAGGTTATATCTAACAAATAGACAAGTCAATTATATCTTAAAGCTGTAAAATGTAGATAGATTTTGTATAACACATTAATTTATCATAAAGAGTTGTCCATCATGCTTCCAAGATTTTTGGCAATAAGTAAAATTAATCAGCACTTGGATTATTGATTTACTGATAGTGAGATAAAGATTATGACAAAGCAATAAGTAAAAACTAGCTGCAGGGCTTTGAAAATGAAGTTAGGTAACTTTAAAAGGACAATTGGTCATGATGGTTTTTTACAAATTTGCGCCAACAATCTGAAGCCTAACCATACCCCACAAATTCAAGTATTTCCTTTGGTTAGCTTAGAGGAAAGGACTCAACACTAGAGATGTTTTGGGTAGAAAGCTCGATTTATATCTTGGACCAAGTGTAATTTGTGGAAAAGCACCAGAAACAGTTGATCATCTCTCCTTCTCTTGTGATCTTTTTGGATTAATGtagaaatgcttttgttcaagactAGGTGTTCTTCATTCCCTTTTCTCTTTTGATCATCTTTGCACCCATTGGATTCGTCgcaattttttcaagaagatagatcGCATTATTCTAATGCTGCTGGTTAGCATCGCTTGATATTGTTGGAAGGAAAGGATTGCTAGGTTGTTCCTCAACAAATGCAGATCATCTTCATTAATAGCTGCTGAATCAATTCAATCTTTCCATGACTAGTTCTTGCTTTGGAACTAGATGGAGCTGATTGAGTTTGGCAAAGTCTGGAATAAGATCAAAGACTTTCTTGCTAACATCGATGACAGATTACTCCAGCAACATCCTTTGCTACCACATAACCCAGGCACTTCTCACTCGTCAACATCATCCCGGTGTTGTCCTGTTTGGCTTTTAGATTGTTGTCTGTCATTcctctttgtattttttttgtttgattttatCCCTTTTTAGAAGTTGTAATCCTATTCTAACAACTCCTGTTTTCACTTTTTTACTGAACCCTCGTAATAAATTTAGGTGGCTCTGTTGAGCCTCctcttaatataaaaaaaaaaaaaaaaaggttttttaGTTTTCTTTTGTATATAAAAAgttgttttagatttttttatgccCCACCAGGTTTTTTTGCCTCCCTTTATTCCCATGTAACTCAATAAAGAATGCCATGAGGAAAGGACTCCACCCTGGATGAGAACACCAACTTACTGATTATACAGCTTTAAAAGTTCGCTTAGAACGACTCATATATAATGTTGAATAACTATATACATGATATAAAATAAATGAAGGAGAAATATCAAGAAGCATAGGTTTGCGTGGCTATTTGATTTTAActaccaaaaaatttttttttttaaaaaaaaagaaaaagataggtaAGGACTGAGATGCTTTGAAATTTGTGGAAATTATGAAGTTCGCTAAAGGAAGAGCTAGCCATAACAAGTACCCAACTCCTATGACTTCCCCCACAGGATTAGGGAGCATAAACATTTTCTCGTTGAttcaagtctgatacttgatttcCTGAAAAACTTTGGTGGACGTACAGCGATGTGTATTATGTTTGTTCTTGTTTAGT
Proteins encoded in this region:
- the LOC105052868 gene encoding cinnamoyl-CoA reductase 1, which translates into the protein MEVAGEKGRVCVTGAGGYVASWLVKLLLSNGYKVHGTVRDLSEEKNAHLRKLEKASENLQLFKADLLDYDTLKAAFAGCEGVFHVASPVPATKVLDPEAKVITPAVNGTLNVLQACSEKKIKRVIVVSSIAAVLLNPHWPHDKLQDEECWSSEELCRMIENWYFLSKTMAERAAWEYAEKNGLDLVTVCPSVVLGPLLQPTASTSGLFLIYVIKGGPEPMKNSLWNIVDVRDVADALLLAYEKPEASGRYLCAPYPINTRDLADLLKGMYPNYEYQKNIIEVPPNPPLTSEKLKKLGWKCRPLEETLSDAVECYREAGLLDEPEGRTSHFPPLFNFTGKTGPQVSAE